The Myxococcales bacterium genome includes a window with the following:
- the murF gene encoding UDP-N-acetylmuramoyl-tripeptide--D-alanyl-D-alanine ligase produces the protein MNELLQAGSVARLSGGRLAAGSPEIAFTGVTTDTRALRPGECFIALKGPNFNGHRFLETAVAQGAAGLVVDEEIAPPARPGVAVIRVEDTLYALGELARGTLAERRLPVLAVTGSTGKTTTKEMLFEVLQAARPGKVLRNEGNFNNLIGLPLSVLKIQPEHEVVLLEMGMSLRGEIRRLAEIARPTIGVITNVSAVHLEHLKTIGAVAQAKGELLENFGAGHIAVLNADDPRVASMGAGKPFRTIYFSLAADGPAEVKALAVEPKGFEGIAVTMEIAGRRADVYLATFGRHNVGNALAAAAAGHAFGVPLEAIVRGLEQFRPPAMRSRVLNIFGITVIDDCYNANPRSMDAALAALDELAGEGRKIAVLGDMFELGPEAEAAHRRLGRHAAKIGLDRLFLLGEMSPLVAAGAREEKMDPQRIVLAGDHAAIVDELRRTGRRGDVILVKGSRGMRMERVVRGLKGEAL, from the coding sequence ATGAACGAATTGTTACAGGCGGGAAGCGTGGCGCGGCTGAGCGGCGGCCGGTTGGCGGCCGGATCGCCGGAGATCGCCTTCACCGGCGTCACCACCGATACGCGCGCGCTGCGGCCCGGCGAATGTTTCATCGCCCTGAAGGGGCCGAATTTCAACGGCCACCGCTTCCTGGAAACCGCGGTCGCCCAGGGCGCCGCCGGCCTGGTGGTCGATGAGGAAATCGCGCCGCCGGCGCGGCCCGGCGTAGCGGTGATCCGGGTGGAGGACACGCTGTACGCCCTGGGCGAACTGGCGCGCGGCACCCTGGCCGAGCGGCGGTTGCCGGTGCTGGCGGTGACCGGTTCGACCGGTAAGACCACGACCAAGGAAATGTTGTTCGAGGTGCTGCAGGCGGCCCGTCCCGGCAAGGTGTTGCGCAACGAAGGCAACTTCAACAACCTGATCGGCCTACCGTTGTCGGTGCTCAAGATCCAGCCCGAACACGAGGTGGTGCTGCTCGAAATGGGCATGAGCCTGCGCGGCGAAATCCGGCGCCTGGCCGAAATCGCCCGGCCGACGATCGGCGTGATCACCAACGTCAGCGCGGTGCACCTCGAACACCTCAAGACGATCGGCGCGGTCGCCCAGGCCAAGGGCGAGCTGCTGGAAAATTTCGGCGCCGGCCACATCGCGGTGCTCAACGCCGACGACCCGCGGGTCGCCTCGATGGGCGCGGGCAAGCCCTTCCGCACGATCTACTTCTCGCTGGCCGCCGACGGCCCGGCCGAGGTGAAGGCGCTGGCCGTCGAGCCCAAGGGCTTCGAGGGCATCGCGGTGACGATGGAAATCGCCGGCCGCCGGGCCGACGTTTACCTGGCGACGTTCGGCCGCCACAACGTCGGCAACGCCTTGGCGGCGGCCGCCGCCGGCCACGCGTTCGGCGTTCCGCTCGAGGCGATCGTCCGCGGGCTGGAACAGTTCCGGCCACCCGCCATGCGCAGCCGGGTGCTCAACATTTTCGGCATCACGGTGATCGACGACTGCTACAACGCCAATCCGCGCAGCATGGACGCGGCGCTCGCGGCGCTCGACGAACTGGCGGGCGAGGGGCGCAAGATCGCGGTGCTCGGCGACATGTTCGAACTCGGCCCCGAGGCCGAGGCCGCGCACCGGCGGCTCGGCCGTCACGCGGCAAAGATCGGGCTGGACCGGCTGTTCTTGCTGGGCGAAATGTCGCCGCTCGTGGCCGCGGGCGCGCGCGAGGAAAAGATGGATCCGCAACGGATCGTGCTGGCCGGCGATCACGCTGCGATCGTCGACGAACTGCGGCGGACCGGCCGGCGCGGCGATGTCATTCTGGTCAAGGGTAGTCGCGGCATGCGGATGGAACGCGTGGTGCGCGGTTTGAAAGGGGAAGCGCTGTGA